A part of Kitasatospora acidiphila genomic DNA contains:
- a CDS encoding PaaI family thioesterase: MTELPDAASSAAHDSRAPLKLDVPQDVLDHFAKLGVEPSTFTGGTLGDKMDIRIVEASADRVVGTMPVEGNQQPYGLLHGGASAALAETLGSIGAMVHAGPGRYAVGVDLNVTHHRSATSGLVTGVATAVFKGRTAATYEIAITDDTGRRITSCRLTCALRDL, from the coding sequence ATGACCGAGCTGCCCGACGCCGCGAGCTCCGCCGCGCACGACAGCCGCGCCCCCCTGAAGCTGGACGTGCCGCAGGACGTGCTCGACCACTTCGCCAAGCTCGGCGTCGAGCCCAGCACGTTCACCGGCGGCACCCTGGGCGACAAGATGGACATCCGGATCGTGGAGGCCTCGGCGGACCGGGTGGTCGGCACCATGCCGGTCGAGGGCAACCAGCAGCCGTACGGCCTGCTGCACGGCGGCGCCTCGGCGGCGCTGGCGGAGACCCTCGGGTCGATAGGGGCGATGGTGCACGCCGGCCCCGGCCGCTACGCGGTGGGCGTGGACCTCAATGTCACCCACCACCGCTCGGCCACCTCCGGCCTGGTGACCGGTGTGGCGACCGCGGTCTTCAAGGGCCGCACCGCCGCGACCTACGAGATCGCGATCACCGACGACACCGGCCGCCGGATCACCAGCTGCCGCCTCACCTGCGCGCTGCGCGACCTGTAA
- the polA gene encoding DNA polymerase I gives MLLDGHSLAYRAFYALPVENFNTSTGQPTNAVYGFASMVANTVRDEAPSHLAVAFDVSRKTFRSEQFPDYKANRATTPDEFRSQVGLIGELLDAMKVQRLAIEGFEADDIIATLATAAEAAGFEVLIVTGDRDSLQLVTDHITVLYPTKGVSELTRYTPEKVGEKYGVTPRQYPDLAALRGDPSDNLPGIPGVGEKTAAKWVNQFGSFDELVARADEVKGKIGEKLRDNLESVKRNRVLTELIRDVELPLGVDDLSREPFDREAVGRLMEALEFRNPNFRERLFNLDPGAAEPAAAAAAAPGVEVEGDLLTEPGALAAWLAEHASAGERIALASVYDWALGSGEVREVALATAEAAAWFDPAQLAEEDEQAFAAFLADPKQPKALHIAKQVMRAFAERGWTVSGVAADTALAAYLEKPGRRTFTLEVLAEEYLGRSLAPAAAAETGQLAFDAPEEDATAGAQALMVQARTVLDLAELFDSRLADVGAVELMHEMELPIAALLARMERTGIAADREWLNSLEQQFATEIQRVVEEAHAAAGHPFNLGSPKQLQEILFGELNLPKTKKIKTGYTTDADALTWLATQTDNELPVILLRHRDQAKLRTTVEGLLKTVSPQGRIHTTFNQMVAATGRLSSQDPNLQNIPVRTEEGRLIRRAFVVGEGYESLLTADYSQIELRIMAHLSEDEALIEAFASGEDLHTTVASSVFQVAPTEVDAEMRRKIKAMSYGLAYGLSAYGLSQQLGIKPNEAQGLMDTYFERFGGVRDYLHRVVEEARATGYTETLLGRRRYLPDLTSDNRQRREMAERMALNAPVQGSAADIVKIAMLHVDEALTKAGLKSRMLLQVHDEIVLELAPGERDQVESIVREQMAGAYDLRAPLDVSVGVGANWEAAAH, from the coding sequence ATGCTGCTCGACGGGCATTCGCTCGCCTACCGGGCGTTCTACGCGCTGCCGGTGGAGAACTTCAACACCTCGACCGGCCAGCCGACCAACGCCGTCTACGGCTTCGCCTCCATGGTGGCCAACACGGTGCGGGACGAGGCGCCCAGCCACCTCGCGGTCGCCTTCGACGTCTCCCGCAAGACCTTCCGCTCCGAGCAGTTCCCCGACTACAAGGCCAACCGGGCCACCACGCCCGACGAGTTCCGCAGCCAGGTCGGCCTGATCGGCGAGCTGCTGGACGCGATGAAGGTGCAGCGGCTGGCCATCGAGGGCTTCGAGGCCGACGACATCATCGCCACCCTGGCCACCGCCGCCGAGGCGGCCGGCTTCGAGGTGCTGATCGTCACCGGCGACCGGGATTCGCTGCAGCTGGTCACCGACCACATCACGGTGCTCTACCCCACCAAGGGCGTCTCCGAGCTCACCCGCTACACCCCCGAGAAGGTCGGCGAGAAGTACGGGGTGACGCCCCGTCAGTACCCCGACCTGGCCGCGCTGCGCGGCGACCCGTCGGACAACCTGCCCGGCATCCCCGGCGTCGGTGAGAAGACCGCCGCCAAGTGGGTCAACCAGTTCGGCTCCTTCGACGAACTGGTCGCCCGGGCCGACGAGGTGAAGGGCAAGATCGGCGAGAAGCTGCGCGACAACCTGGAGTCGGTCAAGCGCAACCGGGTGCTCACCGAGCTGATCCGGGACGTCGAACTGCCGCTCGGCGTGGACGACTTGTCCCGTGAGCCGTTCGACCGGGAGGCCGTCGGCCGGCTGATGGAGGCGCTGGAGTTCCGCAACCCCAACTTCCGCGAGCGCCTCTTCAACCTCGACCCGGGAGCCGCCGAGCCGGCCGCCGCGGCCGCCGCCGCCCCCGGCGTCGAGGTCGAGGGCGACCTGCTCACCGAGCCGGGCGCGCTCGCCGCCTGGCTCGCCGAGCACGCCTCGGCCGGGGAGAGGATCGCCCTGGCCTCCGTCTACGACTGGGCGCTGGGCAGCGGCGAGGTGCGCGAGGTGGCGCTGGCCACCGCCGAGGCCGCCGCCTGGTTCGACCCGGCCCAGCTCGCCGAGGAGGACGAGCAGGCCTTCGCCGCTTTCCTCGCCGACCCCAAGCAGCCCAAGGCCCTGCACATCGCCAAGCAGGTGATGCGCGCCTTCGCCGAGCGCGGCTGGACGGTCAGCGGGGTCGCCGCCGACACCGCGCTCGCCGCCTACCTGGAGAAGCCCGGCCGCCGCACCTTCACCCTGGAGGTGCTCGCCGAGGAGTACCTGGGCCGCTCGCTCGCCCCGGCCGCCGCCGCCGAGACCGGCCAACTCGCCTTCGACGCACCGGAGGAGGACGCAACCGCCGGCGCCCAGGCGCTGATGGTGCAGGCCCGCACCGTGCTCGACCTCGCCGAGCTGTTCGACAGCCGCCTCGCCGACGTCGGCGCCGTCGAGCTGATGCACGAGATGGAGCTCCCGATCGCGGCCCTGCTGGCCCGGATGGAGCGCACCGGCATCGCCGCCGACCGGGAGTGGCTGAACTCGCTGGAGCAGCAGTTCGCCACCGAGATCCAGCGCGTCGTCGAGGAGGCGCACGCCGCCGCCGGGCACCCGTTCAACCTGGGCTCGCCCAAGCAGCTGCAGGAGATCCTGTTCGGCGAGCTCAACCTGCCCAAGACCAAGAAGATCAAGACCGGCTACACCACCGACGCCGACGCCCTCACCTGGCTGGCCACCCAGACCGACAACGAACTGCCGGTCATCCTGCTGCGCCACCGTGACCAGGCCAAGCTGCGCACCACGGTCGAGGGCCTGCTCAAGACCGTCTCCCCGCAGGGTCGGATCCACACCACCTTCAACCAGATGGTCGCCGCCACCGGCCGGCTCTCCTCGCAGGACCCGAACCTGCAGAACATCCCGGTGCGCACCGAGGAGGGCCGGCTGATCCGCCGCGCCTTCGTGGTCGGCGAGGGCTACGAGTCGCTGCTGACCGCCGACTACTCGCAGATCGAGCTGCGGATCATGGCCCACCTCTCCGAGGACGAGGCGCTGATCGAGGCCTTCGCCAGCGGCGAGGACCTGCACACCACGGTCGCCTCCTCGGTCTTCCAGGTCGCCCCGACCGAGGTCGACGCCGAGATGCGCCGCAAGATCAAGGCGATGTCCTACGGGCTGGCCTACGGGCTCTCCGCCTACGGCCTCTCCCAGCAGCTCGGCATCAAGCCGAACGAGGCGCAGGGCCTGATGGACACCTACTTCGAGCGGTTCGGCGGCGTGCGCGACTACCTGCACCGCGTCGTCGAGGAGGCCCGCGCCACCGGCTACACCGAGACCCTGCTCGGCCGCCGCCGCTACCTGCCCGACCTGACCAGCGACAACCGCCAGCGCCGCGAGATGGCCGAGCGGATGGCCCTCAACGCCCCGGTCCAGGGCTCGGCCGCCGACATCGTCAAGATCGCCATGCTGCACGTCGACGAGGCCCTGACCAAGGCCGGGTTGAAGTCCCGGATGCTCCTCCAGGTGCACGACGAAATCGTCCTGGAGCTGGCCCCCGGCGAGCGCGACCAGGTCGAGTCCATCGTCCGCGAGCAGATGGCCGGCGCCTACGACCTGCGTGCCCCGCTGGACGTCTCGGTCGGCGTGGGCGCCAACTGGGAGGCGGCGGCGCACTGA
- the hrpB gene encoding ATP-dependent helicase HrpB, translating to MSPVARKNLDLPVRTALPALAAALDEQGAAVLAAPPGTGKTTLVPLALAGLLDDGTPARRVLVAEPRRLAVRAAARRMAWLLGEKAGDRVGYTVRGDRVVGPRTVVEVVTTGVLLQRLQRDPELPGVDVVLLDECHERHLDADTALAFLLDVRAALRPELRLLVASATSDTSAWAELLGGAPVVTAEAVSYPVEVVWAPPPRPVRPPQGTRTDPVLLEHVAATVRRALGEHQGDLLCFLPGVGEITRVARLLDGTVPAELLQLHGQAPAAVQDAALTAGERRRVILSTSVAESSLTVPGVRIVVDAGLAREPRTDHARGLSALVTVRASLAAGRQRAGRAGREGPGVVYRCWPEAADALAARFPTPEIALADLTPFALQAACWGSPDAGDLALLDPPPTGAMTAARQTLTALGAVDATGRATERGRLLARTGLHPRLARALHDGAPLVGARRAAELVALLSEEPPRTLGDDLAGIWRSVRADGGELPAGYRARWRDETRRLRSQLDGVPGGGTADDASAAGLVVALAYPERVARARSPRPEPGARAGYLMVSGTAGETAPGSALGGAPWLAVAVADRPAGAPSARIQRAAVIDEQTARTAAAHLLTDREEVHWATPPGSRRGDLTARRVTALGALELDAAALPKPDPALVRTALLEGLAREGASELLRWTEAGRSLRLRLAFLHRELGAPWPAVDDAALLAAADQWLEPELSRARGRAGLERIDTAAALNRLLPWATGEAGRLEELAPERITVPSGSRIRVDYSGDHPVLAVKLQELFGWQAAPALAGGRAPLTVHLLSPAGRPAAVTGDLASFWHTGYRAVRADLRGRYPRHPWPEDPTTAEPTRRANPRK from the coding sequence GTGAGTCCCGTCGCCCGGAAGAACCTCGACCTCCCCGTCCGCACCGCGCTGCCCGCGCTGGCCGCCGCCCTCGACGAGCAGGGTGCGGCCGTGCTCGCCGCCCCGCCCGGGACCGGCAAGACCACCCTGGTGCCGCTGGCGCTGGCCGGGCTGCTGGACGACGGCACGCCCGCACGCCGGGTACTGGTCGCCGAGCCGCGCCGGCTGGCGGTGCGGGCGGCGGCCCGGCGGATGGCCTGGCTGCTCGGCGAGAAGGCGGGCGACCGCGTCGGGTACACGGTGCGCGGCGACCGGGTGGTGGGGCCGCGCACGGTGGTCGAGGTGGTCACCACCGGGGTGCTGCTGCAGCGGTTGCAGCGGGATCCGGAGCTGCCCGGGGTGGACGTGGTACTGCTGGACGAGTGCCATGAGCGGCACTTGGACGCGGACACCGCGCTCGCCTTCCTGCTGGACGTCCGCGCGGCGCTCCGTCCCGAGCTGCGGCTGCTGGTCGCCTCGGCCACCTCGGACACCTCGGCCTGGGCCGAACTGCTGGGCGGCGCACCGGTGGTGACCGCCGAGGCGGTGTCGTACCCGGTCGAGGTGGTGTGGGCGCCGCCGCCGCGCCCGGTGCGGCCGCCGCAGGGCACCCGCACCGACCCCGTACTGCTGGAGCACGTCGCGGCCACCGTGCGGCGGGCGCTCGGTGAGCATCAGGGCGATCTGCTCTGCTTCCTGCCTGGGGTCGGCGAGATCACCCGAGTGGCCCGGCTGCTGGACGGCACGGTGCCGGCCGAGCTGCTGCAGCTGCACGGGCAGGCGCCGGCGGCCGTGCAGGACGCGGCGCTGACCGCCGGCGAGCGGCGCCGGGTGATCCTCTCCACCTCGGTGGCGGAGTCCTCGCTGACCGTGCCCGGGGTGCGGATCGTGGTCGACGCCGGGCTGGCCCGGGAGCCGCGCACCGACCACGCACGCGGGCTGAGCGCCCTGGTGACGGTGCGGGCCTCGCTGGCGGCCGGACGGCAGCGCGCCGGCCGCGCGGGACGCGAAGGGCCCGGGGTGGTGTACCGCTGCTGGCCGGAGGCGGCCGACGCACTCGCCGCGCGCTTCCCCACCCCGGAGATCGCGCTCGCCGACCTGACCCCGTTCGCCCTCCAGGCTGCCTGCTGGGGCTCCCCGGACGCCGGCGACCTCGCGCTGCTCGACCCGCCGCCGACGGGCGCCATGACGGCGGCCCGGCAGACCCTGACGGCGCTCGGCGCGGTGGACGCGACCGGACGCGCCACCGAGCGCGGGCGCCTGCTGGCCCGCACCGGCCTGCACCCGCGCCTGGCGCGGGCGTTGCACGACGGCGCACCACTGGTGGGCGCCCGGCGCGCGGCGGAGCTGGTGGCGCTGCTCTCCGAGGAGCCTCCCCGCACGCTCGGCGACGACCTGGCGGGCATCTGGCGCTCGGTGCGGGCCGACGGCGGCGAGCTGCCGGCGGGCTACCGGGCCCGCTGGCGCGACGAGACCCGCCGGCTGCGCAGCCAGTTGGACGGCGTTCCCGGCGGCGGCACGGCTGACGATGCCTCGGCGGCCGGCCTGGTGGTGGCGCTCGCCTATCCCGAGCGGGTGGCCCGGGCCCGCTCGCCGCGTCCCGAACCCGGCGCCCGCGCTGGGTACTTGATGGTCTCGGGCACGGCGGGCGAGACGGCGCCGGGGTCGGCGCTGGGCGGTGCGCCGTGGCTGGCGGTGGCGGTGGCCGACCGTCCGGCGGGTGCGCCGAGTGCCCGGATCCAGCGTGCGGCGGTGATCGACGAGCAGACCGCCCGCACCGCCGCCGCCCACCTGCTGACGGACCGCGAGGAGGTGCACTGGGCCACCCCGCCCGGCAGTCGGCGCGGCGACCTGACGGCCCGCCGGGTGACGGCGCTCGGCGCACTGGAGCTGGATGCGGCCGCGCTGCCGAAGCCCGATCCGGCGCTGGTGCGGACCGCGCTGCTGGAGGGCCTGGCCCGGGAGGGCGCCAGCGAGCTGCTGCGCTGGACCGAGGCCGGCCGCTCGCTGCGCCTGCGGCTGGCCTTCCTGCACCGCGAACTCGGCGCCCCGTGGCCCGCGGTGGACGACGCCGCGCTGCTGGCCGCGGCCGACCAGTGGCTGGAGCCGGAGCTCTCCCGGGCCCGCGGCCGCGCCGGCCTGGAGCGGATCGACACCGCCGCCGCCCTGAACCGCCTGCTCCCCTGGGCCACCGGCGAGGCCGGCCGGCTGGAGGAGCTGGCCCCGGAGCGGATCACCGTGCCCAGCGGCTCACGGATCAGAGTCGACTACTCGGGCGACCATCCGGTTCTCGCGGTCAAACTCCAGGAGCTCTTCGGCTGGCAGGCCGCCCCGGCCCTGGCCGGCGGCCGCGCCCCGCTGACCGTCCACCTGCTCTCCCCCGCCGGCCGCCCCGCCGCCGTCACGGGCGACCTCGCCTCCTTCTGGCACACCGGCTACCGAGCCGTCCGCGCCGACCTCCGCGGCCGCTACCCCCGCCACCCCTGGCCCGAGGACCCGACCACGGCGGAGCCGACCCGGCGGGCCAACCCGCGCAAGTAG